A segment of the Sphingopyxis sp. OAS728 genome:
GCGGAGAATTGAGAAGGCGGGCAATCGTTCGCTGGATTGATGGGACACGCGGCGGTCTTTGGTTTACCATGCCGCTGGACCGCTCGGACCTTGAAAGCATCGCCCGGTTTCGAACGCAATCGACGAGGTGACGCTCTCGGCGGGCTGCTGCGGGAGCTGTCGGATTGAGGAGTGAACAGCTTAGCACCAGATGCGCTTCGCGGTCCGCGATTGGCGCGAAGGAGGTCCAGATTCACCTGCGCGTCGAACAGGACGAATGAGGCTTATCTTCAGCTTTCGTCTCAGCGGTCATCCGGCCGACATCGACGTTTCGCTCGTCGAAAGCGGCTGATACTGTCCGGTGCAGGAAAGTCGCCGCCAGACCTTCTTCGCGTCGATAAGGGTGCTCAATCCATCGTATTCGCCGTGGAAAGCTCCTCGCCGCGCATCAGAAATTAGGATCTCGCTAATCATCCTGTCGCAGTATTTGGGTGAGCGAGGCCGCTTCCTTCATG
Coding sequences within it:
- a CDS encoding PilZ domain-containing protein encodes the protein MATAHGATFPIELVDLSHRGAGLRFAGSLEPGSEMELLLPGGELRRRAIVRWIDGTRGGLWFTMPLDRSDLESIARFRTQSTR